In a genomic window of Nodosilinea sp. E11:
- the tuf gene encoding elongation factor Tu: protein MAREKFERNKPHVNIGTIGHVDHGKTTLTAAITMTLAAAGGAKARKYDEIDAAPEEKARGITINTAHVEYETATRHYAHVDCPGHADYVKNMITGAAQMDGAILVCSAADGPMPQTREHILLAKQVGVPSIVVFLNKQDQVDDEELLELVELEVRELLSSYDFPGDDIPITSGSALLAVEALTATPAISRGENEWVDKILALMDSVDDYIPTPERDIDKPFLMAVEDVFSITGRGTVATGRIERGKVKVGETVELVGIRDTRSTTVTGVEMFKKSLEEGMAGDNAGLLLRGLQKEDIERGMVLAKPGSITPHTQFESEVYILKKEEGGRHTPFFPGYKPQFYVRTTDVTGSIMAFTGDDGSDAEMVMPGDRIKMTVELINPIAIEQGMRFAIREGGRTVGAGVVSKILK from the coding sequence ATGGCACGCGAAAAGTTTGAACGCAATAAACCCCACGTCAACATCGGCACCATCGGTCACGTTGACCATGGCAAGACCACTCTGACGGCAGCCATCACCATGACGCTAGCGGCGGCTGGTGGTGCTAAGGCTCGTAAGTATGACGAGATCGATGCGGCCCCTGAAGAGAAGGCTCGTGGTATTACCATTAACACGGCCCACGTGGAGTACGAGACTGCAACTCGCCACTATGCCCACGTTGACTGCCCTGGACACGCTGACTATGTGAAAAACATGATCACCGGTGCGGCCCAGATGGACGGCGCGATTCTGGTTTGCTCGGCTGCCGACGGCCCCATGCCCCAAACCCGGGAGCATATTCTGCTGGCGAAGCAGGTCGGCGTACCCAGCATTGTGGTGTTTTTGAACAAGCAAGACCAAGTCGATGACGAGGAACTGCTAGAGCTGGTTGAACTTGAAGTTCGTGAGCTCCTCAGCTCCTACGACTTCCCGGGCGACGATATTCCCATTACCTCTGGGTCTGCCCTACTGGCAGTAGAAGCGTTGACTGCTACCCCCGCTATCAGCCGTGGTGAAAACGAGTGGGTCGACAAAATCCTAGCGCTGATGGACAGCGTTGATGACTACATCCCCACCCCTGAGCGCGACATCGACAAGCCTTTCCTGATGGCTGTTGAGGACGTGTTCTCAATTACCGGTCGGGGTACCGTAGCCACTGGGCGAATTGAGCGCGGCAAGGTCAAGGTTGGCGAAACCGTTGAGTTGGTAGGCATTCGCGACACCCGTAGCACCACTGTTACTGGGGTTGAGATGTTCAAGAAGAGTCTTGAAGAGGGCATGGCTGGTGACAACGCCGGTCTGCTACTCAGGGGTCTTCAAAAAGAGGACATCGAGCGCGGCATGGTGTTGGCTAAGCCCGGCAGCATCACTCCTCACACCCAGTTTGAGTCTGAGGTTTATATTCTCAAGAAGGAAGAGGGCGGTCGTCACACTCCCTTCTTCCCCGGATACAAGCCTCAGTTCTATGTGCGTACCACTGACGTAACCGGCAGCATCATGGCCTTTACCGGTGATGACGGTAGCGATGCTGAAATGGTTATGCCTGGCGATCGCATCAAGATGACCGTAGAGCTCATCAACCCCATCGCTATTGAGCAGGGCATGCGATTTGCTATCCGTGAGGGTGGCCGTACTGTTGGAGCGGGCGTCGTTTCCAAAATTCTGAAGTAG
- the rpsJ gene encoding 30S ribosomal protein S10 produces the protein MATIQQQKIRIRLKAFDRRLLDTSCEKIVDTANRTNATAIGPIPLPTKRRIYCVLRSPHVDKDSREHFESRTHRRIIDIYQPSSKTIDALMKLDLPAGVDIEVKL, from the coding sequence ATGGCTACCATCCAGCAACAAAAGATTCGCATCCGCCTCAAAGCCTTTGATCGCAGACTACTTGATACCTCCTGCGAGAAGATTGTTGATACGGCTAATCGCACCAACGCTACAGCCATTGGCCCTATTCCCCTGCCAACTAAGCGCCGCATTTATTGCGTGCTGCGTTCTCCTCACGTTGACAAAGACTCCCGAGAGCACTTTGAGAGCCGTACCCACCGCAGAATTATTGATATTTACCAGCCGTCGTCTAAAACGATTGATGCTCTGATGAAGCTAGATTTACCAGCTGGGGTAGATATTGAAGTAAAGCTGTAA
- a CDS encoding LON peptidase substrate-binding domain-containing protein — protein sequence MAFSESLSVRELPLFPLPELVLFPGRHLPLHVFEPRYRIMMNTILQSDRRFGVLMLDPTSGKPAQVGCCAEILHYQRLPDDRLKILTLGQQRFRVLSYVREKPYRVGLVEWIEDKPTSQDLHPLASDVDRLLRDVVHLSAKLTNQDIDLPDNIPDIPIELSYWVASNLHGVALEQQALLEMDDTSVRLEREAEILTSTRNHLAARTALKEVLE from the coding sequence ATGGCATTCTCCGAGTCCCTATCTGTGCGAGAGCTACCGCTTTTCCCGCTACCTGAATTAGTTTTATTTCCGGGGAGGCACCTGCCGCTTCACGTGTTTGAACCCCGCTACCGGATCATGATGAACACTATCCTGCAAAGCGATCGCCGCTTTGGGGTGTTGATGTTAGATCCGACCTCTGGCAAACCTGCCCAGGTAGGGTGCTGCGCCGAGATCCTTCACTACCAACGATTGCCTGACGATCGCCTAAAGATTTTGACCCTTGGTCAGCAGCGGTTTCGGGTACTTAGCTACGTGCGCGAAAAGCCTTATCGAGTAGGTCTAGTGGAGTGGATCGAAGATAAACCCACTAGCCAAGACCTTCATCCCTTGGCCTCAGATGTTGATCGCCTACTGCGAGATGTGGTGCATCTGTCGGCTAAATTGACCAACCAGGATATTGACCTGCCTGACAATATTCCTGATATTCCTATCGAGCTCTCCTACTGGGTAGCCAGTAACCTGCATGGAGTCGCCCTAGAGCAGCAGGCGCTGCTAGAGATGGATGACACCAGCGTGCGTCTGGAACGGGAAGCTGAAATCTTAACCTCTACCCGCAATCACCTAGCCGCCCGCACCGCCCTTAAGGAAGTGCTTGAGTAA
- the pheA gene encoding prephenate dehydratase, translating into MTITVAYLGPEGTYSQLAALAYSLDLEHRTGQSVELKAMPSIPTAMQATATGATQLTIVPVENSTEGGVTTTLDMLWQLQRLTIRHAMVMPIHHGLLSQAGDLTTVKVVYSHPQALSQCQQWLECHLPQAELVATRSTTEALDHLADNKTVAAIASEWAAQLYSLPILAHNINDHSDNCTKFWVLKGHTAEESSKAGQYTSLAFSLPVNGPGALLKALAVFGHYGINLSRIESRPTKRSLGEYLFFVDLETNGHSPTGQQAIEDLLGCTESLVNFGTYDLMTIDPSLAAAKAKTGVTQALP; encoded by the coding sequence ATGACGATAACTGTTGCCTACCTAGGGCCTGAGGGCACCTATTCCCAACTTGCTGCTCTGGCCTATAGCCTTGATCTAGAGCACCGCACGGGGCAATCTGTCGAGCTCAAGGCCATGCCCAGTATTCCTACCGCTATGCAGGCCACAGCTACTGGTGCTACCCAGCTCACCATTGTGCCCGTCGAAAATTCTACCGAGGGTGGCGTTACCACTACCCTAGACATGCTCTGGCAGCTTCAGCGGCTCACTATTCGTCACGCCATGGTGATGCCCATTCACCACGGACTGCTTTCCCAGGCTGGCGATTTAACGACGGTCAAGGTAGTTTACTCTCACCCCCAGGCGCTATCCCAGTGCCAACAGTGGCTAGAGTGCCATCTACCCCAAGCCGAGCTAGTGGCCACGCGTTCTACTACAGAGGCCCTAGATCACCTCGCTGACAATAAAACGGTAGCGGCCATCGCCTCAGAATGGGCCGCTCAGCTCTATAGCCTGCCAATTTTGGCTCACAATATCAACGACCACTCTGATAACTGCACTAAGTTTTGGGTACTTAAAGGTCATACTGCTGAAGAGTCCAGCAAAGCCGGACAATACACCTCTTTAGCCTTTAGTCTGCCGGTCAATGGCCCCGGTGCTCTGCTTAAAGCCCTGGCGGTATTTGGCCATTACGGCATTAATCTCAGTCGCATTGAGTCACGCCCCACCAAGCGATCGCTGGGAGAGTACCTGTTTTTTGTCGATCTTGAAACTAACGGTCACAGCCCTACAGGTCAACAGGCTATAGAAGATCTGTTGGGCTGCACCGAAAGCCTGGTTAATTTTGGCACCTACGATCTGATGACTATAGATCCGAGCCTAGCGGCAGCAAAAGCCAAAACTGGGGTTACTCAAGCACTTCCTTAA
- a CDS encoding polysaccharide deacetylase family protein, with the protein MVKRVKERFGIKPGSMKILVAFGSGAFLLGAAVPLAAALGTGSLRIGNAGWAASPAAEQPQALTARLFTLSDAPGLDAFPTVMSSERLCRRPVELTAAIENSAAAGSQLFQGAGLGAGSAVLGTAAIAQLAAAPWPSIHPQAAEARVPILMYHDVLEPPEVFFDLTPTDFENHLQTILDNGLTPISPDQLVQHLRTGAALPEKPVLITLDDGYVGHYEHVFPLLQKYQVPATFFVFPGKVDGEVAGRSTLTWEQLKIMAADPLVTIASHSVTHPEDLRALSDDELIYEVVESKRRLESELGIPMRYFSYPTGHYDERVAQVVADAGYLAAFTMRQQNEQFAGASESLLAIERFGQSSLDSLIDVAWGGPPATGMAPVAIAHSEFNFATPVELQKLNLDGQSLSLISGGHPVTIHANSRYQLPDMLAGSNITGAVDGGFFSLKYLDSNVMIGPVLSQSTKQFVPGYAGEIPKLNSRPLVLMAPHRVLFVPFDADRHNTLAGLVRELPGVTDAFVAAAWLVKDGLPQPASSFGTLFDYDARRHRAFWGVNTAGQPVVGATHTMVDSVELGELLYQAGLRDAVMLDSGASTSLAYQGDSLVGYVPRPVPHLVGLVPPEAHNGSPCPLMLDAENPTTRKR; encoded by the coding sequence ATGGTTAAGCGCGTCAAGGAACGATTTGGCATTAAGCCAGGTTCAATGAAAATTCTGGTGGCCTTTGGGTCAGGAGCATTTCTCTTGGGCGCGGCGGTGCCTCTAGCCGCAGCCTTAGGCACCGGCAGCCTGCGCATTGGCAATGCGGGGTGGGCCGCATCACCCGCGGCTGAGCAGCCTCAAGCTTTGACTGCGAGGCTCTTTACACTGAGCGATGCCCCTGGTTTAGACGCATTTCCCACCGTCATGAGTAGTGAAAGGCTGTGCCGTCGTCCGGTAGAGCTGACGGCAGCCATAGAAAATTCTGCTGCCGCTGGTAGCCAGCTATTTCAAGGAGCAGGGCTAGGGGCGGGGAGCGCCGTTTTGGGGACAGCTGCGATCGCTCAACTGGCAGCAGCCCCTTGGCCTAGCATTCATCCCCAGGCCGCTGAAGCCAGGGTGCCGATCTTGATGTACCACGACGTACTTGAGCCACCAGAGGTCTTTTTTGATCTTACTCCCACAGACTTTGAGAACCATCTGCAAACTATTCTCGACAATGGATTGACGCCGATTAGCCCTGACCAGTTGGTACAGCACCTGCGCACCGGAGCCGCTCTGCCCGAAAAACCAGTTCTGATCACCTTAGACGATGGTTATGTAGGGCATTATGAGCATGTCTTCCCGCTGCTGCAAAAGTACCAAGTACCCGCCACTTTCTTTGTGTTTCCCGGCAAGGTAGACGGCGAAGTTGCCGGTCGCTCTACCCTGACCTGGGAGCAGCTCAAAATTATGGCTGCGGATCCTCTGGTCACGATCGCCTCCCACAGCGTCACCCACCCCGAAGATCTACGCGCCCTCAGTGACGACGAGCTGATCTACGAAGTCGTTGAGTCTAAGCGACGACTAGAGAGCGAGTTGGGTATTCCTATGCGCTACTTTAGTTACCCGACCGGCCACTACGACGAGCGGGTAGCGCAGGTGGTGGCCGATGCTGGATACCTGGCAGCGTTTACCATGCGCCAGCAAAATGAGCAGTTTGCCGGTGCCTCGGAGTCACTCCTGGCGATCGAGCGGTTCGGCCAGTCTAGCCTCGACTCATTGATAGATGTGGCCTGGGGTGGGCCGCCTGCGACTGGAATGGCACCCGTAGCAATAGCCCATTCAGAGTTTAACTTTGCTACCCCGGTAGAACTGCAAAAGCTCAATTTAGATGGACAATCCTTGAGCTTAATCAGCGGTGGTCACCCAGTGACCATTCACGCAAACAGCCGTTATCAACTGCCAGATATGCTGGCGGGCAGCAACATCACCGGGGCCGTAGACGGAGGGTTTTTCTCGCTAAAATACCTCGACTCTAACGTCATGATTGGCCCAGTGCTGAGTCAGAGCACCAAGCAGTTTGTGCCCGGGTATGCCGGAGAAATTCCTAAGCTCAACAGCCGCCCCTTAGTGCTAATGGCTCCTCACCGAGTACTCTTTGTGCCCTTTGATGCTGATCGCCACAACACTTTGGCAGGCTTAGTTCGTGAACTACCTGGGGTCACCGATGCCTTCGTCGCTGCCGCCTGGTTAGTCAAAGATGGCTTACCCCAGCCCGCTAGCAGTTTTGGCACCTTGTTTGATTACGACGCTCGTCGACACCGCGCCTTTTGGGGAGTGAATACGGCCGGGCAACCTGTGGTAGGGGCCACTCACACCATGGTTGACTCGGTTGAACTGGGCGAGTTACTTTACCAAGCGGGGCTACGCGATGCGGTCATGCTTGACTCTGGAGCCAGCACATCGTTAGCCTACCAAGGCGATTCGCTGGTAGGTTATGTCCCTCGTCCGGTACCCCATCTAGTGGGGTTGGTGCCTCCCGAAGCCCATAATGGCAGCCCTTGCCCCTTGATGCTAGACGCCGAGAACCCCACCACCAGAAAGCGCTAA
- the psb32 gene encoding photosystem II repair protein Psb32, producing MRSHFLQRTIARLVRLCRISVVGLILPLFLVFGLTAAPAEAVAVFQVPTVAAGDSTWVVDEASIISRINENKISGRLSDLAGTTGNETRLVTIHHFDYGETIQTFTDKLFDRWYPTPEAQANQTLLVLDEVTKTVGIRVGDQSATLLTPDIADSVAQETVLYPLLEGDKYNQAFLAASDRLVAVLSGQADPGPPAFDDSFNSESTFTSAEETAENRSNTTILLVVLLVLATVIPMATYFWYAGFGN from the coding sequence ATGCGTAGTCACTTCCTGCAACGAACAATTGCCCGGTTAGTCAGGCTCTGCCGGATTAGCGTTGTGGGCCTGATCTTGCCGCTGTTTTTGGTATTTGGGCTGACGGCGGCACCCGCTGAGGCGGTAGCTGTCTTTCAAGTGCCCACAGTAGCGGCTGGTGACTCAACCTGGGTAGTCGACGAAGCCAGCATTATTAGCCGCATCAACGAAAACAAAATCTCGGGTCGTTTAAGCGATCTAGCTGGCACTACAGGAAATGAGACTCGCTTAGTCACCATTCACCACTTTGACTACGGCGAAACCATCCAAACCTTTACCGACAAGTTATTTGATCGCTGGTATCCCACGCCAGAAGCTCAAGCCAATCAAACCCTGCTGGTGCTTGATGAGGTGACTAAGACCGTCGGTATTCGCGTAGGCGATCAGTCTGCTACTCTGCTTACCCCCGACATCGCCGACAGCGTTGCCCAAGAAACGGTGCTTTACCCCCTACTGGAAGGGGACAAATATAATCAGGCGTTTCTAGCCGCTAGCGATCGCTTAGTGGCTGTACTGAGTGGCCAAGCAGATCCTGGCCCCCCCGCGTTTGACGATTCCTTTAACAGCGAAAGCACCTTTACCAGTGCCGAAGAAACCGCTGAAAACCGTAGTAACACCACCATCTTGCTGGTTGTCCTATTAGTTCTAGCCACTGTAATTCCCATGGCTACTTATTTCTGGTATGCCGGGTTTGGCAATTAA
- a CDS encoding Npun_R1517 family heterocyst differentiation transcriptional regulator — MATFAPRPSAETQVGIYECEITLKFRILEESHVIANREHLLEQLLDAFSYGSDEFVEQLESQVEVSEVSEMAASPLMRRQLIRLRNLPSA; from the coding sequence ATGGCTACATTCGCACCCCGTCCGTCGGCTGAGACTCAGGTTGGCATTTATGAGTGCGAAATCACCCTCAAATTTCGCATCTTAGAAGAAAGCCATGTCATTGCCAATCGCGAACATCTTCTAGAGCAACTGCTCGATGCCTTCTCCTACGGCAGCGATGAATTTGTCGAACAGTTAGAGTCTCAAGTTGAAGTCAGCGAAGTGTCGGAAATGGCAGCATCACCGTTGATGCGTCGGCAACTCATTCGGCTCCGCAATTTGCCCTCGGCTTAA
- a CDS encoding AEC family transporter, protein MRDSLMQAYLPLIVWAGLGMLLGQFAPPRLPQLLGRLLYWVGIPLEIFALARQTDFAQDTGLAPLYTVIALALGLGLALIGLAAVRWSVSSRHSGIEPAGNAAVLSLVPQHDFDQSKDKDQPWTDPLTFTWADRPRHGSFVLASMMSNTGFVGLAIVPTLVSGPYLGWIVFYSVTQNLVGTYGFGVFLASWFGRNTHAQSRWQLLRDMVTVPSLWAFGLGYTSRRWESLPEIEQALHQSVWLVIPLALVLMGLRLSQLQGWSSLKLAIVPTVIKVLILPATLGAIAWRAGLPHNAVLVLVLMSGMPSAFAGLILAEEYGLDRELSAASIALSTGALLLTIPLWLLVFGIERVGG, encoded by the coding sequence ATGCGTGATTCTCTGATGCAAGCCTACCTGCCGCTGATTGTTTGGGCCGGGCTAGGCATGCTGCTGGGCCAATTTGCGCCGCCCAGGTTGCCCCAATTGTTAGGGCGACTGCTCTACTGGGTGGGCATTCCGTTAGAAATTTTTGCCTTAGCTCGCCAAACCGACTTTGCCCAAGACACTGGGCTGGCCCCGCTGTATACCGTAATTGCGTTGGCCCTAGGGTTGGGGCTGGCCCTGATTGGCCTAGCCGCAGTGCGGTGGAGCGTTTCAAGCCGTCATTCGGGCATAGAACCGGCGGGTAACGCCGCTGTTCTCTCACTGGTGCCGCAACATGATTTTGACCAGTCTAAGGACAAAGATCAGCCCTGGACAGATCCGTTGACTTTCACCTGGGCTGATCGCCCCCGCCACGGCAGCTTTGTGCTGGCCTCAATGATGAGCAATACCGGCTTTGTCGGGCTAGCTATTGTGCCAACGCTGGTTAGCGGCCCTTACCTGGGCTGGATAGTCTTTTATAGCGTTACGCAAAACCTGGTGGGAACCTACGGCTTTGGGGTTTTTCTAGCCAGCTGGTTTGGGCGCAACACCCATGCTCAGTCTCGCTGGCAACTGCTGCGAGATATGGTGACCGTGCCTTCCCTTTGGGCTTTTGGGCTGGGCTACACCTCCCGGCGCTGGGAGAGTCTACCCGAGATTGAGCAGGCGTTACATCAATCCGTGTGGCTGGTGATTCCGTTGGCCTTGGTGCTGATGGGGCTACGGCTGAGTCAACTCCAGGGCTGGAGCAGTCTCAAGCTCGCCATAGTGCCGACCGTCATTAAGGTGCTAATACTACCGGCTACGCTGGGGGCGATCGCCTGGAGAGCGGGGTTACCCCACAATGCGGTGCTGGTGCTGGTGCTGATGTCGGGTATGCCCAGCGCCTTTGCCGGGCTGATTTTAGCGGAAGAATATGGGCTAGACCGAGAGCTGTCTGCCGCTAGCATTGCCCTATCTACGGGGGCGTTGCTGCTGACAATTCCTCTGTGGCTATTGGTGTTTGGGATTGAGCGGGTTGGGGGCTGA
- a CDS encoding methyltransferase has product MNELAEINRRVSWQYLFHGQLQHGLLVLVLVPGAIALAEPGLTGGSWLGVIDRQWAYGLIAVAVIHQVLVWLLWRLQICFGTLSRWLGRADLMVWGLVFFPLLMARPLLTAAVAASSAGTLAIPLWAAMPLAALLLGPALYTFWSVQRYFGLLRAAGGDHFRACYWTMPLVHQGAFRYSDNAMYSFGFLALWAIALGGRSQAALALALFQHAYIWVHMYCTEAPDLALIYGATPPTSGPHPSAPNPLNPKHQ; this is encoded by the coding sequence ATGAACGAACTCGCCGAGATCAATCGCCGGGTTTCCTGGCAATACCTGTTCCATGGTCAGTTGCAGCATGGGTTGCTGGTGCTGGTTTTGGTGCCTGGGGCGATCGCCTTGGCCGAGCCGGGGCTGACTGGTGGGAGTTGGCTCGGAGTCATTGATCGCCAGTGGGCCTACGGACTGATTGCCGTCGCCGTGATCCATCAAGTGCTGGTGTGGCTGCTCTGGCGGCTGCAAATCTGCTTTGGCACCCTGAGTCGCTGGCTGGGCCGCGCCGACCTAATGGTGTGGGGCCTGGTGTTCTTTCCGCTGTTGATGGCGCGCCCTTTGCTCACGGCGGCGGTGGCCGCCAGCAGCGCGGGCACTCTGGCGATTCCCCTTTGGGCAGCGATGCCGCTGGCCGCCCTGCTGCTGGGGCCAGCTCTCTACACGTTTTGGTCGGTGCAGCGATACTTTGGGCTGCTGCGGGCGGCTGGGGGCGATCACTTTCGCGCTTGCTACTGGACTATGCCCTTGGTGCACCAGGGGGCTTTTCGCTACAGCGACAATGCCATGTATAGCTTTGGGTTTTTAGCGCTTTGGGCGATCGCACTCGGGGGGCGATCGCAGGCCGCTCTAGCCCTGGCCCTGTTTCAGCACGCCTATATCTGGGTGCACATGTACTGCACCGAAGCCCCAGATCTCGCCCTGATCTACGGAGCTACGCCCCCAACCTCTGGGCCGCATCCCTCAGCCCCCAACCCGCTCAATCCCAAACACCAATAG
- a CDS encoding alpha-amylase: protein MSHPDQQPQDTAKTSGARLNPDTLQPKEQQAAINGTLMQYFHWYTPADGNHWNRVRQAAEDLAKAGITALWLPPASKGFEGPKDVGYGAYDLFDLGEFDQQGTVPTKYGTKAEYVAAVKACRDQGLQIYADVVFNHKMAADFEEEFKATPMDPSDRRRTLGDMRKIKSWTGFNFPGRGDKYSSMKWHWYHFDAVDHNSNEPNYRAVWLIEGKAFEDKVSWEMGSYDYLMGCDLDIDHPDVRNELKHWGEWMLDQVGIDGFRLDAIKHICGDFFVDWLTHLERYAQRNLFCVGEYWTYDLGTLSWYANNSGGLLKLFDAPLHRNFHQASRAGSHYDLRTIFDHTVVKTMPLLAVTLVENHDTQPLQALESVVEAWFKPLAYALILLRQDGYPCIFHCDYYGAHYVDKGHDGNQYEIWMDSHQKILDRLLVGRRHFAYGPQYDYFNHPNVVGWTRLGSPDHPQAMAVLLSNGAAGHKWMEVGKPNTTFYDLTGTIKRSITTNADGWAEFCCHGGSVSVWVDDHPILNSYLGELTR, encoded by the coding sequence ATGTCTCATCCCGATCAACAGCCTCAGGATACAGCCAAGACCTCAGGCGCTCGACTCAACCCTGACACCCTACAACCCAAAGAACAGCAGGCCGCAATCAACGGCACCCTGATGCAGTACTTCCACTGGTATACCCCCGCCGACGGCAACCACTGGAACCGCGTTCGACAAGCGGCTGAGGATCTGGCCAAGGCAGGTATTACGGCCCTGTGGTTGCCTCCCGCCTCCAAGGGCTTTGAAGGCCCAAAAGACGTGGGCTACGGGGCCTATGACCTGTTTGACCTGGGGGAGTTTGATCAGCAGGGCACTGTGCCCACTAAGTACGGCACCAAAGCTGAGTATGTCGCGGCGGTCAAAGCCTGTCGCGATCAGGGCCTTCAAATCTACGCCGATGTCGTGTTTAACCACAAAATGGCCGCCGATTTTGAGGAAGAGTTCAAGGCTACTCCCATGGACCCCAGCGATCGCCGCCGTACCTTAGGCGACATGCGGAAAATTAAATCCTGGACAGGCTTTAACTTTCCGGGGCGGGGCGACAAATATTCGAGCATGAAGTGGCACTGGTACCACTTTGACGCCGTAGACCACAACAGCAACGAGCCTAACTATCGGGCCGTTTGGCTGATTGAGGGTAAAGCCTTTGAAGACAAAGTGAGTTGGGAAATGGGCAGCTATGACTATCTAATGGGCTGCGACCTCGATATTGACCACCCCGATGTGCGCAATGAGTTGAAGCACTGGGGCGAGTGGATGCTTGACCAGGTTGGGATCGATGGCTTTCGTCTAGATGCCATTAAGCACATCTGCGGCGACTTCTTTGTCGACTGGCTGACTCATCTAGAACGCTATGCCCAGCGAAATCTATTTTGTGTCGGCGAATATTGGACCTACGACCTCGGTACCCTGAGCTGGTACGCCAACAACTCGGGCGGTCTTTTGAAGTTGTTTGATGCGCCGCTGCACCGCAATTTTCACCAGGCAAGCCGAGCCGGTAGCCACTACGACCTCCGCACCATTTTTGACCATACGGTGGTCAAAACCATGCCGTTGCTGGCCGTCACTCTAGTCGAGAACCATGACACCCAACCCCTGCAAGCCCTGGAATCAGTAGTGGAAGCCTGGTTTAAGCCCCTGGCCTACGCCCTGATTTTGCTGCGACAAGACGGCTACCCCTGCATCTTTCACTGCGACTACTACGGAGCCCACTACGTGGACAAAGGCCACGACGGCAACCAGTACGAAATTTGGATGGACTCGCACCAGAAAATTTTAGATCGACTTTTAGTAGGCCGCCGCCACTTTGCCTACGGCCCCCAGTACGACTATTTTAACCACCCCAACGTGGTGGGCTGGACGAGGCTAGGATCTCCCGATCATCCCCAGGCCATGGCAGTGCTGCTGAGCAACGGAGCAGCTGGCCATAAATGGATGGAAGTGGGCAAACCCAACACCACCTTCTACGACCTCACCGGCACTATCAAACGGAGCATTACCACCAACGCTGACGGCTGGGCCGAGTTTTGCTGCCATGGCGGGTCAGTGTCGGTATGGGTAGACGATCACCCCATTCTCAATAGCTATTTGGGCGAGCTAACGAGGTAA
- a CDS encoding fatty acid desaturase gives MVKFGALVQVDRILTGATEAELSAYVRSAEELNFTLQDLKAAIPGYCFRPSTLRSLAYLFLDVGIVVGLYAIAYSLNSWLFFPIFWLAQGTMFWALFVVGHDCGHGSFSRHKWLNNLVGHLTHTPILVPYHGWRISHRTHHANTGNIDTDESWYPIDESTYQAMPAAQKFVRFYGSLLAYPFYLFFRSSGRAGSHFLPSSPLFRPSERRDVLVSTLCWSAMIVFLAWLGITQGLLFLVTYYVMPYLVFVMWLDFVTFLHHSEPDIPWYRGEEWYFLKGALSTIDRDYGLINPIHHNIGTHVAHHIFSSMPHYHLKTATEAIKPILGNHYRSSSEPVWKSFARSFWACHYVADQGSKVYYQPHPRHQR, from the coding sequence ATGGTTAAATTTGGTGCTTTAGTGCAAGTAGATCGCATCCTGACCGGGGCCACAGAGGCAGAGCTATCGGCCTATGTTCGGTCAGCTGAGGAGTTAAACTTTACCCTTCAAGACCTGAAGGCGGCTATTCCAGGCTATTGTTTTCGGCCGTCTACCCTGAGGTCTTTGGCCTATCTGTTTCTCGATGTTGGCATTGTTGTGGGGCTATATGCGATAGCCTACAGCCTCAATTCTTGGCTGTTTTTCCCGATATTTTGGCTGGCTCAGGGCACGATGTTTTGGGCGCTGTTTGTGGTCGGTCACGACTGCGGCCATGGGTCATTTTCACGCCATAAGTGGCTGAACAATCTGGTAGGGCACCTCACCCATACGCCGATTTTGGTGCCCTACCACGGCTGGCGCATTAGCCACCGCACCCACCACGCCAACACCGGCAACATTGACACCGATGAAAGCTGGTACCCGATCGATGAATCTACCTATCAGGCTATGCCTGCGGCACAAAAGTTTGTGCGGTTTTATGGATCGCTACTGGCTTACCCGTTTTATCTCTTCTTTCGGTCGTCGGGACGGGCTGGCTCCCACTTCTTGCCCAGCAGTCCGTTGTTTCGTCCTTCAGAGCGGCGCGACGTGTTGGTGAGTACCCTGTGCTGGTCAGCGATGATTGTGTTTTTGGCGTGGTTGGGGATAACCCAGGGGCTGCTGTTTTTGGTGACCTACTATGTCATGCCCTACCTCGTGTTTGTCATGTGGCTCGACTTTGTCACCTTCTTGCACCACAGTGAGCCAGATATTCCCTGGTATCGCGGGGAGGAGTGGTACTTTCTCAAGGGGGCACTGTCGACCATTGACCGCGACTACGGCCTGATCAACCCAATTCACCACAATATTGGCACCCATGTGGCCCACCACATCTTCTCGAGCATGCCCCACTATCACCTGAAGACAGCGACCGAAGCGATCAAGCCAATTTTGGGCAATCACTACCGCAGTTCTAGCGAGCCGGTGTGGAAGAGTTTTGCTCGGTCGTTTTGGGCGTGCCACTACGTGGCGGATCAGGGTTCTAAAGTGTATTACCAGCCGCATCCTCGTCATCAAAGGTAG